The Flavobacterium faecale genome has a segment encoding these proteins:
- a CDS encoding DUF445 domain-containing protein, giving the protein MKNNLGFLSLLIAFSGLVLFELLVRTDILSNPAWKLVIAGFEAATIGGFADWFAVSALFREIPIPIVRKHTNIIAKNRAKLTEGIVDLVTNKWLSPEVISGKLSEINLVEKIIQFLKKPDNQKKSIEVIQKIVLVLADDLDSPKLASNLKTVFTKQIGQLDLGSTLGQWLEKSIKNGDHNQIWELMIQAGSKAISNEDTREKLLSKLAVAATEYKEKGLVKKITLFLAESTGGIDLDSIADSLLEQANVFIEEAKSNPEHPIRVKFDDWILDFAHKLATGDGDSKKMIDNFINGFTENADAESMIQKLLVNFKKTLIVQLENHETPLMKFVITKLNSVLSDLEQNPETQANVNRWIKDTISNLITEFHGEIGNMVRDSLAKLDNAELVHQIEDKVGNDLQYIRLNGAVVGGLVGILIAVVKLALG; this is encoded by the coding sequence ATGAAAAACAACCTAGGCTTCCTATCTCTTCTAATCGCTTTCTCAGGCTTAGTGCTGTTTGAGCTCTTAGTTCGTACGGATATTCTAAGCAATCCAGCTTGGAAATTAGTGATTGCAGGTTTTGAGGCGGCAACTATTGGTGGCTTTGCAGATTGGTTTGCGGTCAGTGCTTTGTTTCGGGAGATTCCAATTCCGATTGTGAGGAAACATACCAATATCATTGCCAAAAACCGAGCAAAATTAACGGAGGGAATCGTCGATTTGGTGACTAATAAATGGCTTTCGCCAGAAGTGATTTCGGGAAAGTTAAGCGAAATTAATCTAGTCGAAAAGATCATTCAGTTTTTGAAAAAGCCGGACAATCAAAAAAAGTCTATTGAAGTCATTCAAAAAATAGTTTTGGTGTTGGCGGATGATTTGGACAGTCCCAAATTGGCGTCGAATTTAAAGACTGTTTTTACGAAGCAAATTGGTCAGTTGGACTTGGGTTCGACTTTGGGGCAATGGTTAGAGAAATCAATTAAAAATGGTGACCACAACCAAATTTGGGAGCTAATGATTCAGGCAGGCTCCAAAGCAATCAGCAATGAAGATACGAGAGAGAAATTGCTTTCTAAATTAGCTGTTGCAGCTACTGAATACAAAGAAAAAGGATTAGTCAAGAAAATCACTCTGTTTCTAGCCGAATCAACAGGCGGAATAGATTTGGATAGTATAGCAGATTCACTTTTAGAACAAGCCAATGTATTTATTGAGGAAGCAAAATCCAATCCTGAGCACCCAATTCGAGTAAAATTTGATGATTGGATTTTAGATTTCGCACACAAACTGGCTACGGGTGACGGAGACAGTAAAAAAATGATCGATAACTTTATCAATGGTTTTACAGAGAATGCCGATGCTGAAAGTATGATTCAGAAGCTGTTGGTGAATTTTAAAAAGACTTTGATTGTGCAACTAGAAAATCACGAAACGCCACTTATGAAGTTTGTGATTACAAAATTAAATTCCGTATTATCAGATTTAGAGCAGAATCCAGAAACCCAAGCAAATGTGAATCGCTGGATAAAAGATACGATTTCAAACCTTATTACCGAATTTCATGGTGAGATAGGGAACATGGTGCGAGACAGTTTGGCTAAATTGGATAATGCAGAACTGGTGCATCAAATCGAAGACAAAGTAGGGAACGATTTGCAGTATATTCGACTCAATGGCGCTGTCGTTGGTGGTTTGGTTGGTATTCTAATTGCTGTTGTTAAACTGGCTTTGGGATAA